CGCGCTTGCGCCAGGTCCTTTTGTGCCTGTTCGGACTGGAACCAGGTGCCCATCATCGTCATCTGCTGGGAGACCAGACCCCGCAGTTTCTGCATCTGCGCGACCTGCTGTGCGGCGATTTCGTGCCCGACCTGCAATGCCTTCATCTGGCCATCGGCCGTTTCCGACATCGACCTGAGCTCCGACATGGTGCTCTCCTCACTAGAGAATTGCTCGGCCGTAAGATTGGCGGCCTTCAACGTGCCGGCGATGGTGTCGCGATTGGTGTCGGACCAGTTCTGATAGGTCGTGGAGAAGCTCGCACCATCAGGCAAGTTGCTCTTCATATCGGCGAAGCTCTGAAACCGCTGCTTGAGGACATCGTCGGCATTGCCCATGGAGAAGGCGACGCCCTGGCCCTGGTTGACGACGGTCTGGAGGTTCTTCAGATCGCTTTCGACTTGTCCCCACACATGGTTCGGAAGCTGCGCGGTGTTCTGCAGCATGTTCTTGTAGATGTTGAGCTGGTTCTGGATCTGCTCGGCCAGCTGCGAGATCTGGGTGATCTGATTGTTTACCTGTTCGGCGGACTTGCCGACCAGACTGATCAGTTCGGTATTGTTGGCAAGCTGGGTCCATTCGGTTGCCTGTCCCGTGACGCCACCGGCCTGCGCAGGAAGCGGAAGAGCGGACGAGAGCATGAAGGCCGCACCGAGCGCGGCGTGCAAGATTCTATTGAGTCGGGAAGAGCGTGTCGGCATGG
This sequence is a window from Agrobacterium tumefaciens. Protein-coding genes within it:
- the trbJ gene encoding P-type conjugative transfer protein TrbJ — protein: MPTRSSRLNRILHAALGAAFMLSSALPLPAQAGGVTGQATEWTQLANNTELISLVGKSAEQVNNQITQISQLAEQIQNQLNIYKNMLQNTAQLPNHVWGQVESDLKNLQTVVNQGQGVAFSMGNADDVLKQRFQSFADMKSNLPDGASFSTTYQNWSDTNRDTIAGTLKAANLTAEQFSSEESTMSELRSMSETADGQMKALQVGHEIAAQQVAQMQKLRGLVSQQMTMMGTWFQSEQAQKDLAQARREQFFSGTERDIRNGQTMEPRW